In a single window of the Halobaculum lipolyticum genome:
- a CDS encoding ABC transporter ATP-binding protein, giving the protein MAPSDAARTDGDEVLLEVEDLTTVFYTDKETIHAVDGVSFSVAEGETLGIVGESGSGKSVTARSVLGLVDSPGVIESGSIRYRGDELTGGNWDDHRGDLSIVFQDPMNSLNPVYTVGNQIRETLRIHQGLRGTAAREEAVRLLEAVGIPDARRRVNEYPHQFSGGMRQRAVIAVALACDPDLLICDEPTTALDVTIQAQILELLEDLQREEDLAILFITHDMGVIEETADRVNVMYAGEVVESAAVDDLFESPAHPYTRGLLASIPGRTAAEDRLPTIEGEVPTPTGPPSDCRFADRCPEAFDACEDVHPEHVDVGSDHGVACLLHEEAYDHSPPVDPASGSAAVEGDAAADGGDRP; this is encoded by the coding sequence ATGGCGCCGAGCGACGCCGCCCGGACCGACGGCGACGAGGTGCTGCTGGAGGTCGAGGACCTCACCACCGTGTTCTACACGGACAAGGAGACGATCCACGCGGTCGACGGCGTCTCCTTCTCGGTCGCGGAGGGGGAGACGCTCGGCATCGTCGGCGAGTCTGGGTCGGGCAAGTCGGTCACCGCCCGCTCGGTCCTCGGTCTCGTCGACTCCCCGGGCGTGATCGAGTCCGGTTCGATACGCTACCGGGGCGACGAACTCACCGGCGGAAACTGGGACGACCACCGCGGGGACCTCTCGATCGTGTTCCAGGACCCGATGAACTCGTTGAACCCGGTGTACACAGTCGGCAACCAGATCCGCGAGACGCTCCGGATCCACCAGGGGCTGCGCGGGACGGCCGCCCGCGAGGAGGCCGTCCGCCTGCTGGAGGCGGTGGGCATCCCCGACGCCCGCCGGCGCGTGAACGAGTACCCCCACCAGTTCTCGGGCGGGATGCGCCAGCGCGCGGTGATCGCCGTGGCGCTGGCGTGTGACCCGGACCTACTGATCTGTGACGAGCCGACGACCGCCCTCGACGTGACGATCCAAGCGCAGATCCTCGAACTGCTGGAGGACCTCCAGCGCGAGGAGGATCTGGCGATCCTGTTCATCACCCACGACATGGGCGTCATCGAGGAGACGGCCGACCGCGTCAACGTGATGTACGCCGGCGAGGTCGTCGAGTCGGCCGCCGTCGACGACCTGTTCGAGTCGCCCGCACACCCGTACACGCGCGGGCTGCTCGCGTCGATCCCCGGCCGGACGGCCGCGGAGGACCGCCTGCCGACGATCGAAGGCGAGGTGCCGACGCCGACGGGGCCGCCGAGCGACTGTCGCTTCGCCGACCGCTGCCCGGAGGCGTTCGACGCGTGCGAGGACGTCCACCCGGAGCACGTCGACGTCGGCAGCGACCACGGCGTCGCGTGTCTGCTCCACGAGGAGGCGTACGACCACTCGCCCCCGGTCGATCCGGCCTCCGGGAGCGCCGCCGTCGAGGGCGACGCCGCGGCCGACGGGGGTGATCGCCCGTGA